Proteins encoded in a region of the Flavobacterium sp. PMTSA4 genome:
- a CDS encoding class I SAM-dependent methyltransferase — MSIYKETSETWNKMAELYQQKFMDLDIYNQSYDAFCMLLHKSNASILEIGCGPGNITKYLLDNHPDYRILGIDVAPNMIALAKTNNPKAHFEVKDCREIDDLANTFDGIICGFCLPYIDEADAKKFIVSCYDKLNHDGALYISFVEGNYADSAYKTGSNGNRVYFHYYSLEQLQQWLRATNFEEPTVMKVAYEVEGKEPDMHTIVLTKKKKM, encoded by the coding sequence ATGAGCATTTACAAGGAAACATCCGAAACTTGGAATAAAATGGCAGAGCTGTACCAGCAAAAGTTTATGGATTTGGATATTTACAACCAATCCTATGACGCTTTTTGTATGCTATTGCACAAAAGTAACGCCAGTATTTTAGAAATAGGTTGCGGTCCTGGTAACATTACGAAGTACCTGCTCGATAACCATCCCGATTATAGAATTTTGGGTATTGATGTAGCACCAAACATGATTGCACTGGCAAAGACAAACAACCCAAAAGCACATTTTGAAGTAAAAGATTGCCGAGAAATAGATGATTTAGCCAACACCTTCGATGGAATTATCTGCGGATTTTGTTTGCCTTATATTGATGAAGCCGATGCAAAAAAGTTCATTGTGAGTTGTTATGATAAATTGAACCATGATGGTGCTTTATACATTAGTTTTGTTGAAGGTAATTATGCCGACTCAGCTTATAAAACAGGTAGCAATGGCAATAGAGTGTATTTTCATTATTACAGTTTAGAACAGTTGCAACAGTGGCTTAGGGCAACTAATTTTGAAGAACCAACGGTTATGAAGGTAGCCTATGAAGTAGAAGGAAAAGAACCCGATATGCATACCATTGTACTGACTAAGAAAAAGAAAATGTAG
- a CDS encoding multicopper oxidase family protein, which yields MKIQSYILILLFSISSVAQKTVRYDLHLRDTIVNFSGKEKRAIAANGQIPMPTLTFTEGDIAEIHVYNHLKESTSLHWHGLFLPNKEDGVPFLTQMPIEPGAEFVYRFPIIQSGTHWYHSHSGMQEQIGMYGSLVLKKKADDPTFRKGIDDLPEVPVMLSEWTDYNPDNVHRMLHNATDWFAIKKGTTQSYAEAIRAGHFKTKLTNEWKRMLAMDVSDVYYDKFLINGQNESQLSQFKAGDKVRLRISNGGASSYFWLKYAGGKMTVVANDGNDVEPVEVDRLIIGVSETYDVIVTIPAENTSYEFLATPEDRTKSASLYIGSGIKQLIMPMPKLKYFEGMKMMNDMMNMDGSMNDMGMNMSLQQMDMNTVMYPEITGSNKKKEQAAMDHSAHTNRTMPTDIVTLNYAMLKSPTKTTLSPDAPIRELRFELTGNMNRYVWSMDNKVLSESDKILIKKGEVLRITLYNNSMMRHPMHLHGHDFRVLNGQGDYAPLKNVLDIMPMETDVIEFEANTDGDWFFHCHILYHMMAGMNRVFSYENSAPNPYLPNKAAAYKKLQAESNTFHFMVENDFATNGNDGEMMLQNTRWKIATEWRLGYSDHHGYESETHIGRYIGRNQWFMPFVGFDARYRKLDDMEVEKNLFGQKGTKDKRIQTSIGFVYTLPLLVNFQAEAYHDGNVRLQLMREDIPVSKRLRMAFMVNTDKEYMAGFKYIAGKNIGITTHYDSDMGIGFGVSVNY from the coding sequence ATGAAAATACAATCCTATATACTAATACTACTATTTTCCATATCGAGTGTTGCCCAAAAAACGGTGCGCTATGATTTGCACCTGCGCGATACGATAGTTAACTTTTCGGGTAAAGAAAAAAGAGCCATAGCCGCCAACGGACAAATACCTATGCCTACTTTAACCTTTACCGAAGGCGATATAGCCGAAATACATGTGTACAATCATTTAAAAGAAAGTACGTCGTTGCACTGGCATGGATTGTTTTTACCCAATAAAGAAGATGGTGTTCCTTTTTTAACCCAGATGCCTATTGAACCCGGAGCAGAATTCGTGTATCGTTTCCCTATCATTCAATCGGGTACCCATTGGTATCATAGTCACAGTGGTATGCAGGAGCAAATAGGGATGTATGGTTCATTAGTGCTAAAGAAAAAAGCTGACGACCCAACCTTCAGAAAAGGCATTGACGACCTGCCGGAAGTACCCGTCATGCTGAGTGAATGGACAGATTATAATCCCGATAATGTGCATCGAATGCTTCACAACGCTACCGATTGGTTTGCCATCAAAAAAGGAACCACGCAAAGCTATGCCGAAGCCATCAGAGCAGGACATTTTAAAACCAAGCTTACTAACGAATGGAAACGAATGTTGGCAATGGATGTAAGCGATGTGTATTATGATAAGTTTTTAATCAATGGGCAAAATGAAAGCCAGCTTTCTCAATTCAAAGCAGGCGATAAAGTAAGATTGCGAATTTCTAATGGTGGTGCATCCTCTTATTTTTGGTTAAAATATGCCGGCGGAAAAATGACTGTTGTTGCCAATGACGGTAATGATGTTGAACCGGTTGAGGTTGATCGATTAATCATTGGTGTTTCAGAAACCTATGATGTTATTGTGACAATTCCTGCCGAAAATACTTCCTACGAGTTTCTGGCAACTCCCGAAGACCGAACAAAATCGGCTTCGCTATACATTGGTAGTGGTATCAAGCAATTGATAATGCCGATGCCTAAGCTAAAGTATTTTGAAGGCATGAAAATGATGAACGACATGATGAACATGGATGGAAGCATGAACGATATGGGGATGAACATGAGTTTGCAACAAATGGATATGAATACCGTGATGTATCCTGAAATTACTGGAAGTAATAAAAAGAAAGAGCAAGCAGCAATGGACCATTCAGCGCATACAAACCGCACCATGCCTACAGATATTGTTACGCTAAACTATGCCATGCTCAAATCGCCAACCAAGACCACCTTATCTCCTGATGCACCAATAAGAGAACTGCGATTTGAACTAACAGGAAACATGAACCGCTATGTTTGGAGCATGGATAACAAAGTGCTTTCAGAATCCGATAAGATATTAATCAAAAAAGGCGAGGTATTGCGCATTACCTTATACAATAATTCGATGATGCGTCATCCTATGCACTTGCACGGTCATGATTTTAGAGTGCTGAACGGTCAAGGCGATTATGCACCATTAAAAAATGTGTTAGACATCATGCCAATGGAAACGGATGTCATCGAATTTGAAGCCAATACTGATGGCGATTGGTTTTTTCATTGTCATATTCTATACCATATGATGGCAGGAATGAATAGAGTTTTTAGTTATGAAAATTCAGCTCCAAATCCTTATTTGCCTAATAAAGCAGCAGCTTATAAAAAACTTCAAGCCGAGAGCAATACATTTCATTTCATGGTTGAAAATGATTTTGCTACCAATGGAAATGATGGTGAAATGATGCTTCAAAATACTCGTTGGAAAATAGCCACCGAATGGCGTTTAGGTTATAGCGACCATCATGGTTATGAGTCTGAAACACATATTGGTAGATACATTGGAAGAAACCAATGGTTCATGCCTTTTGTTGGGTTTGATGCACGCTACCGAAAATTGGATGATATGGAAGTAGAGAAAAATCTCTTCGGACAAAAAGGCACTAAAGACAAACGTATTCAAACCAGTATAGGTTTTGTATATACATTACCCTTGTTGGTTAATTTTCAAGCCGAAGCCTATCACGATGGCAATGTAAGACTTCAATTGATGCGTGAAGATATTCCGGTTTCAAAAAGACTCCGAATGGCTTTTATGGTCAACACCGATAAAGAATACATGGCAGGATTCAAATACATCGCTGGCAAAAACATAGGCATAACAACACATTATGATAGTGATATGGGAATTGGTTTTGGAGTTAGTGTGAACTACTAA
- a CDS encoding DUF6252 family protein → MKLFKKSMAIVVLAIVATLSVNCSSDSSSSSSDSGFYLKCKINGVQFVSTDPYVINSLSKSITAQSDNENIQETVSLYMPLTVATGTYTITEEPSNVDSYGAGYSNFDTDVSSQEAAGTLTITQVTADVIKGTFSFTSPDFDGNTITVTEGTFRAENIQ, encoded by the coding sequence ATGAAATTATTCAAAAAATCAATGGCAATTGTAGTATTAGCCATTGTAGCAACACTATCGGTTAACTGTAGTTCAGATAGCAGCAGCAGTTCAAGCGATTCAGGATTTTATTTAAAGTGTAAAATAAACGGCGTACAGTTTGTTTCTACTGATCCTTACGTTATCAATTCGTTGTCAAAATCAATCACAGCACAAAGCGATAACGAGAATATACAAGAAACTGTTAGCTTATACATGCCATTAACAGTAGCAACAGGTACGTATACAATAACAGAAGAACCATCAAACGTAGATTCGTATGGTGCTGGTTATTCTAACTTTGATACCGATGTGTCATCACAAGAAGCTGCAGGAACTTTAACCATTACTCAAGTAACTGCCGATGTAATCAAAGGAACTTTTTCTTTCACTTCTCCTGATTTTGATGGTAATACTATCACGGTTACCGAAGGAACCTTCAGAGCAGAAAACATACAGTAA
- a CDS encoding GNAT family N-acetyltransferase, producing the protein MNKQAILTTERLLLKGITPALIHELYNSKSKEEIMNYFEFDEAGYENFKNKHEKGMETDQLSLFFFLLVDKSTNKTIGDCGFHTWNRKHRRAEVFYMMRNEEYKQKGLMTEAVAAVLEYGFTVLELHRVEALVADWNTPSIKLLQRYGFTKEGTMREDYFFDGKNVSSECYSLLKWEWEGIKINKS; encoded by the coding sequence ATGAACAAGCAAGCTATTTTAACCACTGAACGATTACTATTAAAAGGAATTACTCCAGCTTTGATACATGAATTGTACAACTCAAAATCAAAAGAAGAAATCATGAACTATTTTGAGTTTGATGAAGCAGGCTATGAGAATTTTAAAAACAAACATGAGAAAGGAATGGAAACCGACCAATTGTCTTTGTTTTTCTTTTTATTAGTAGATAAAAGCACCAATAAAACAATTGGAGATTGCGGCTTTCACACTTGGAATAGAAAACACCGTCGAGCAGAAGTTTTTTACATGATGCGAAACGAGGAATATAAACAAAAAGGACTAATGACCGAAGCCGTAGCAGCCGTTTTAGAATATGGATTTACAGTACTCGAACTGCATAGAGTAGAAGCATTAGTAGCCGATTGGAACACACCCTCCATAAAGTTATTGCAACGCTATGGTTTCACCAAAGAAGGAACCATGCGCGAAGATTATTTTTTTGATGGAAAAAATGTAAGCTCAGAATGCTATTCTCTTTTGAAATGGGAATGGGAGGGAATTAAAATAAATAAATCATGA
- a CDS encoding DUF3667 domain-containing protein, with translation MGKEKLRNDATCLNCGEQVQHRFCSYCGQENTETSKNFYHLFVYLFKGFFHYDSAFWRTIVKLFFKPAALTKEYLSGRRVSYLAPIRVYIFTSFLTFLIISLFPSSEPVKSINTKTSQVNEIVSSAIDSLHLEEKSMEGLTKTGILSEQTKDTLQKIIHSELDSVQTAINAKAKASAPSPASIEDESQVTRKADYWFMRKWMKVKEENTDEEIRQKFSDSFTQNMPKALFLFMPVFAFILFLFHDKKRWNYFDHGIFTLHYFSFLLLLTLVLFFIDKLYPLIEYHPILDWIYLLLKGAGILWMIYYFFPAHRRLYEQPYVKSFFKCCAILIINSVLLFLFLVVIALYTYSTIE, from the coding sequence ATGGGAAAAGAAAAACTACGCAACGATGCAACCTGTTTGAATTGTGGTGAACAAGTACAGCACCGCTTTTGTTCCTATTGTGGTCAGGAAAATACCGAGACTTCTAAAAATTTCTACCATTTGTTTGTCTATTTGTTCAAAGGTTTTTTTCATTACGACAGTGCTTTTTGGCGCACGATAGTAAAATTGTTTTTCAAGCCAGCCGCATTAACCAAAGAATACCTTTCTGGGAGAAGAGTAAGCTATTTGGCACCAATTAGGGTTTATATATTTACCAGTTTTTTAACCTTTTTGATTATATCGTTGTTTCCAAGTAGTGAACCCGTTAAAAGCATTAATACCAAAACATCACAGGTAAATGAAATAGTATCTTCAGCCATTGATTCCTTACATCTTGAAGAAAAAAGCATGGAAGGACTAACCAAAACGGGCATACTCTCAGAGCAAACGAAAGACACGCTTCAAAAGATAATTCACTCTGAGTTGGATTCTGTTCAAACAGCAATCAATGCGAAAGCCAAAGCTTCAGCTCCTTCACCAGCGTCAATAGAAGACGAAAGCCAAGTTACTCGTAAAGCTGATTATTGGTTCATGCGAAAATGGATGAAGGTAAAAGAAGAGAACACCGATGAGGAAATTAGACAAAAGTTCAGTGATTCCTTTACCCAGAATATGCCAAAGGCATTGTTCCTGTTTATGCCAGTTTTTGCATTCATTCTTTTTTTGTTTCACGACAAAAAGCGTTGGAACTATTTTGACCACGGCATTTTTACCTTGCATTATTTCTCGTTCTTGCTCTTGCTCACATTAGTATTGTTTTTTATAGACAAGCTCTATCCGTTAATTGAATACCATCCCATTTTAGATTGGATTTATTTACTGTTAAAAGGTGCAGGAATACTTTGGATGATTTATTACTTCTTTCCCGCACACCGCCGCTTGTATGAGCAGCCTTATGTGAAATCTTTTTTTAAATGCTGTGCTATTCTCATCATCAACTCGGTGTTGCTTTTCCTTTTCTTAGTGGTTATTGCGTTGTACACCTATAGTACTATTGAATAG
- a CDS encoding VOC family protein has protein sequence MNHQAKSIRPFIGAKDFDISRAFYRDLGFEETVLSSAMSVFKTEALAFYLQDAYVQDWVDNTMVFMEVADVNQFWNELQTLNLTSKYKEVRLVPIKEYDWGKECFIHDPSGILWHIGMFY, from the coding sequence ATGAACCACCAAGCTAAATCAATTCGTCCTTTTATTGGAGCCAAAGATTTTGATATATCCCGAGCCTTTTACCGTGACTTAGGATTTGAAGAAACGGTTTTAAGTAGTGCGATGTCGGTATTTAAAACCGAGGCGTTGGCTTTTTATTTACAAGATGCCTATGTTCAAGATTGGGTAGACAATACCATGGTGTTTATGGAAGTAGCTGATGTCAACCAATTTTGGAACGAACTTCAAACATTAAACCTTACTTCCAAATATAAAGAGGTTCGATTAGTTCCCATCAAAGAATACGATTGGGGAAAAGAATGTTTTATTCATGATCCGTCTGGAATTTTGTGGCACATTGGAATGTTTTATTGA